Proteins co-encoded in one Klebsiella michiganensis genomic window:
- a CDS encoding gamma-glutamyl-gamma-aminobutyrate hydrolase: MVDIFDKPVIGVVMCRNRLKGHQTQTLQEKYLNAVLNAGGLPIALPHALAEPELLNALLPKLDGIFLPGSPSNVQPHLYGENGDEPDADPGRDELSMALIAAGLKRRIPIFAICRGLQELVVATGGTLYRRLCDQPQLLEHREDPELPVEQQYAPSHEVQVQEGGLLSHLIPGCNTFWVNSLHGQGAKTVGPLLRVEARSQDGLVEAASVHDHPFALGVQWHPEWNSSEYALSRLLLEGFINACQKHLSEKQRL, encoded by the coding sequence ATGGTCGATATATTTGACAAGCCAGTGATTGGTGTCGTGATGTGCAGGAACAGGCTTAAGGGTCATCAGACCCAGACGTTGCAAGAAAAATACCTGAATGCCGTATTGAACGCCGGCGGATTACCGATTGCCCTCCCCCATGCACTTGCAGAGCCAGAACTGCTGAATGCGCTACTGCCTAAACTGGACGGGATCTTCCTGCCGGGCAGCCCCAGCAACGTGCAGCCGCACCTTTATGGTGAAAACGGCGATGAGCCTGACGCCGATCCTGGGCGTGATGAACTGAGCATGGCGCTTATCGCCGCCGGGCTCAAAAGGCGCATTCCCATTTTCGCCATTTGCCGGGGTTTGCAGGAACTGGTTGTCGCCACAGGCGGGACTCTGTATCGTCGCCTGTGCGATCAGCCTCAGCTTCTGGAACACCGTGAAGATCCTGAGCTTCCCGTGGAGCAGCAGTACGCACCTTCACATGAAGTTCAGGTACAGGAGGGAGGATTGCTTTCGCATTTAATACCGGGTTGCAACACGTTTTGGGTTAACTCATTACATGGCCAGGGAGCGAAAACGGTGGGCCCGCTACTGCGCGTAGAGGCAAGATCGCAGGATGGACTGGTGGAAGCGGCAAGCGTTCACGATCATCCTTTTGCCCTCGGCGTACAGTGGCACCCAGAATGGAACAGTAGCGAATACGCCCTGTCGCGTTTGTTGCTTGAAGGTTTTATCAACGCCTGTCAGAAGCACCTGTCTGAAAAACAGCGACTCTGA
- a CDS encoding aldehyde dehydrogenase encodes MDFQHLNYWQEKAKNTSPETRLFINGEYCSAKDGETFSTVDPFAQRNLAEVARGKKADVDIAVQAARAVFDRGDWSQASPAKRKAVLGKLADLMEQHHEELALLETLDTGKPIRHSLRDDIPGSARAIRWYAEAIDKVYGEVATTGINELALIVREPVGVIAAVVPWNFPLLLACWKLGPALAAGNSVILKPSEKSPLSAIRLAALAKEAGLPDGVFNVVTGFGHEAGQALAQHPDVDVITFTGSTRTGKQLLKDAGDSNMKRVWLEAGGKSANIVFADCPDLQKAAATTAAGIFYNQGQVCIAGTRLLLEESIADTFIALLKEQAKNWQPGNPLDPDTTMGTLIDSAHADNVHGFIRDGESQGKLTLDGRNSAHPAAIGPTIFTDTAADARVGKEEIFGPVLVVTRFTSEAQALALANDSDYGLGAAVWTRDLSRAHRMSRGLKAGSVFVNNYNDGDMTVPFGGYKQSGNGRDKSLHALEKFSELKTIWIALEPSS; translated from the coding sequence ATGGACTTTCAGCATCTTAATTACTGGCAGGAGAAAGCCAAAAATACCTCGCCGGAAACGCGTCTGTTTATTAATGGCGAATATTGCTCTGCCAAAGACGGCGAAACGTTTAGTACCGTCGACCCTTTTGCGCAGCGTAACCTTGCCGAAGTCGCTCGCGGCAAAAAAGCGGACGTCGATATTGCTGTCCAGGCCGCCCGAGCCGTGTTCGATCGCGGCGACTGGTCGCAGGCTTCTCCGGCAAAACGCAAAGCCGTGCTGGGCAAGCTGGCGGATTTAATGGAACAGCATCACGAGGAGCTGGCGCTGCTGGAGACCCTCGACACCGGCAAACCTATCCGCCATAGCCTGCGTGATGATATTCCGGGCAGCGCCCGCGCTATTCGCTGGTACGCCGAAGCCATCGACAAAGTGTACGGCGAGGTCGCCACCACCGGCATTAACGAACTGGCGCTGATTGTGCGTGAACCGGTGGGCGTGATTGCCGCTGTTGTGCCCTGGAACTTCCCGCTGCTGCTGGCCTGCTGGAAGCTTGGCCCGGCGCTGGCGGCCGGCAACAGCGTGATCCTAAAACCTTCTGAAAAATCACCGCTGTCTGCCATTCGTCTTGCGGCGCTGGCCAAAGAAGCGGGCCTGCCGGACGGCGTGTTTAACGTTGTGACCGGCTTTGGTCACGAGGCGGGCCAGGCGCTGGCCCAGCATCCGGACGTGGACGTGATTACCTTCACCGGCTCCACCCGCACCGGTAAACAGCTGCTGAAAGATGCCGGCGACAGCAATATGAAACGGGTCTGGCTCGAAGCCGGCGGCAAAAGCGCCAATATCGTTTTTGCCGACTGCCCCGATCTGCAAAAAGCCGCTGCCACCACCGCCGCCGGTATTTTCTACAACCAGGGCCAGGTCTGCATCGCCGGTACGCGTCTGCTGCTGGAGGAGAGCATCGCCGATACGTTTATTGCCCTGCTGAAAGAACAGGCTAAAAACTGGCAGCCCGGTAATCCGCTCGATCCTGACACCACTATGGGGACGCTGATCGACAGCGCCCACGCCGACAACGTACACGGCTTTATTCGCGACGGCGAAAGCCAGGGCAAGCTCACACTCGACGGGCGGAATAGCGCCCACCCGGCGGCTATCGGCCCGACAATTTTCACCGACACCGCGGCGGATGCCCGCGTCGGCAAGGAAGAGATCTTCGGTCCGGTACTCGTCGTCACCCGCTTCACCTCCGAAGCTCAGGCGCTCGCCCTTGCCAACGACAGCGACTACGGCCTCGGTGCCGCCGTCTGGACCCGGGATCTCTCCCGCGCCCACCGTATGAGCCGCGGCCTTAAAGCCGGTTCCGTTTTCGTCAATAACTACAACGACGGCGATATGACCGTCCCGTTCGGCGGCTACAAGCAGAGCGGCAACGGCCGCGACAAATCCTTGCACGCCCTTGAGAAATTTAGCGAACTGAAAACCATCTGGATTGCCCTGGAGCCTTCATCATGA
- a CDS encoding transcriptional regulator (regulates genes involved in putrescine degradation), giving the protein MSDDGLAPGKRLSEIRQQLGLSQRRAAELSGLTHSAISTIEQDKVSPAISTLQKLLKVYGLSLSEFFAEPEKPDEPQVVINYDDLIEIGSQGVSMKLIHNGNPNRTLAMIIETYQPGTTTGERIKHQGEETGTILEGEVVLTVNGQTWHLVAGQSYAINTSMPHSFSNTSAGICRIISAHTPTTF; this is encoded by the coding sequence ATGAGCGATGACGGCCTGGCGCCGGGTAAACGTTTGTCAGAGATCCGCCAGCAATTGGGTCTTTCTCAACGTCGTGCCGCCGAACTGTCTGGATTAACGCATAGCGCCATCAGCACCATAGAACAGGACAAAGTCAGTCCTGCCATCAGTACGCTGCAAAAGCTGCTGAAAGTCTACGGGCTGTCGCTCTCCGAGTTCTTCGCGGAACCGGAAAAACCTGATGAGCCGCAGGTGGTTATTAATTACGACGACCTGATTGAAATAGGCAGTCAGGGTGTTTCAATGAAATTAATACACAATGGGAATCCTAACCGTACGCTGGCGATGATCATTGAGACCTATCAGCCGGGCACAACCACCGGCGAGAGGATCAAACACCAGGGTGAGGAGACGGGCACGATACTGGAAGGTGAAGTGGTTCTGACCGTAAACGGCCAGACCTGGCACCTGGTTGCGGGGCAAAGCTATGCTATTAACACCAGCATGCCGCACAGCTTCAGCAACACCTCGGCAGGTATTTGCCGCATTATCAGCGCCCACACCCCCACCACGTTCTAA